A single region of the Salvia miltiorrhiza cultivar Shanhuang (shh) chromosome 8, IMPLAD_Smil_shh, whole genome shotgun sequence genome encodes:
- the LOC130997511 gene encoding LOW QUALITY PROTEIN: rhodanese-like domain-containing protein 6 (The sequence of the model RefSeq protein was modified relative to this genomic sequence to represent the inferred CDS: deleted 1 base in 1 codon): protein MADYCLNQQTNHENGKDHGVLLYYKYAEIPNIQYLFDFYHSNCTSLSLLGRVRLSSQGVNVTVGGRLTALEEHIEVVKSNPLFEGTDFKLASCSEPLSDQVAKECGFTSLSIRIVKELVTLSSHPLLKSPEISNAGRHLSAAEFHSVLQNAGDCQELSSGSNKELILLDARNLYETRIGKFHAPDIKTLDPAIRQYSDLPSWIDDNSEQLRGNNILMYCTGGIRCEMASAYIRSKGAGFENVFQLYGGIQRYMEQFPDGGFFKGKNFVFDHRVSVGSLDPIVLGTCLLCGVSFDNYTSRCRCTHCRMLVLVCDHCREINRSYVCELCQKAGKPVKSICSMSGEVTETAYDNQSLEIDQASSLLSSSEGRDTALAMPIRKLRILCLHGFRQNASGFKGRTASLAKKLKNIAELVFVDAPHELPFIYQAPLADQNHGCDSAFEQKSPPLNHCNRKFAWLVDADYSGKDDSEWKMAKAPFDSLQYQQQTEGFERSIEYLKTVFSEKGPFDGILGFSQGAAMAGLVGAGREELKGDLDFRFVILCSGFCVNMGRYVEGSINCPSLHIFGHKEGKDRQIDCEASMQLASLFENGCSVIIEHDFGHIIPTKSPYIGEIKDFLRRFQ from the exons GTTGGGGGGAGATTGACGGCATTGGAGGAACACATTGAGGTAGTGAAATCTAACCCTCTGTTTGAAGGAACCGACTTCAAGCTGGCCTCTTGCTCCGAGCCGTTGAGCGATCAAGTGGCCAAGGAATGTGGATTTACTTCTTTATCTATCCGGATAGTCAAG GAACTGGTGACGTTAAGCTCTCATCCCTTGTTGAAGTCTCCGGAGATTTCAAATGCTGGGAGACATCTCTCGGCAGCTGAATTTCACTCTGTTCTTCAGAATGCTG GTGATTGTCAAGAGTTAAGTAGTGGCTCCAACAAGGAACTGATACTGTTAGATGCAAGAAACTTGTACGAGACGAGAATAGGCAAGTTTCATGCTCCAGATATCAAAACATTGGATCCAGCGATCAGGCAGTATAGTGACTTGCCCTCATGGATTGACGACAATTCCGAGCAATTGCGGGGGAATAATATCCTTAT GTACTGTACTGGAGGAATTAGATGTGAGATGGCATCAGCCTATATCAGATCTAAAGGTGCTGGTTTTGAAAATGTTTTTCAG TTATATGGTGGAATCCAAAGATATATGGAACAATTCCCAGATGGAGGCTTCTTCAAAGGaaaaaattttgtttttgacCATCG GGTTTCTGTTGGGAGCTTAGATCCTATTGTGTTGGGAACTTGCCTTCTCTGTGGCGTGTCATTTGATAACTACACTTCACGTTGCCGGTGTACTCATTGTAGGATGCTTGTGTTAGTCTGTGATCATTGTCGG GAAATAAATCGGTCTTATGTTTGTGAATTGTGCCAGAAAGCTGGCAAGCCTGTCAAATCCATTTGCTCTATGTCGGGAGAAGTAACAGAAACAGCATATGATAATCAGAGTCTCGAGATTGATCAAGCCTCGTCTCTTCTATCTTCGAGTGAAG GGCGAGATACAGCTTTGGCTATGCCAATTAGAAAACTCCGAATTTTATGCTTGCATGGCTTTCGGCAGAATGCATCCGGTTTCAAAGGAAGAACAGCATCATTAGCCAAGAAACTCAAGAACATTGCGGAGCTTGTGTTTGTTGAC GCACCACATGAGTTACCTTTCATTTACCAAGCTCCGCTGGCTGATCAGAATCATGGTTGTGATTCAGCATTCGAGCAGAAAAGCCCACCCTTGAACCATTGCAATAGGAAGTTTGCATGGTTGGTCGATGCAGATTATAGTGGAAAGGATGATTCTGAGTGGAAGATGGCTAAAGCTCCTTTCGACTCTCTGCAGTACCAGCAACAAACAGAGGGGTTCGAAAGGTCTATTGAATACTTGAAAACTGTATTCTCTGAAAAGGGGCCTTTCGATGGGATATTGGGATTCTCTCAAGGAGCTGCAATGGCTGGCTTAGTCGGTGCTGGGCGAGAAGAGCTTAAGGGTGACTTAGATTTTAGGTTTGTTATTTTATGCTCAGGTTTTTGTGTTAATATGGGAAGATACGTGGAGGGATCAATCAACTGTCCATCACTTCATATTTTCGGCCACAAAGAGGGCAAGGACAGACAGATAGATTGCGAAGCCAGTATGCAGCTTGCTTCCTTGTTTGAGAATGGATGCTCGGTCATTATTGAACACGACTTTGGTCATATAATCCCCACAAAATCTCCATACATTGGTGAGATTAAAGATTTTCTTAGACGCTTTCAGTAA
- the LOC130997513 gene encoding protein AGENET DOMAIN (AGD)-CONTAINING P1 — translation MAGAGQGSILRYFKKGAEVEISSNDEGFRGSWFAGTVIRAPKNESSKVLVQYKTLTADEAGKQPLREPLDVVQLRPPPPRENRPVFKFSDEVDAYYNDGWWEGVITMASEGEDEYMVFFRGTREQLPFTASQLRLHREWVNGKWVPPLEPSSSSSTDVKASSSVVNPSSIEAEANKVVIEFNFNPGDLVESCSDEEGFEGAWFPATVLEKTAAGKYLIEYKTLTNDDDTGLLREEVDELHLRPSPPDVGVVDRFEVDEKVDAFYNDCWWVGAISKVLQRERYSVYFENSGDELKFEHSDLRVHQEWRNGKWHIAS, via the exons ATGGCAGGCGCCGGCCAGGGCAGCATTTTGCGCTACTTCAAGAAAGGAGCCGAGGTCGAGATAAGCAGCAACGACGAAGGATTTCGTGGGTCCTGGTTCGCGGGCACCGTGATTCGGGCGCCCAAAAATGAGTCCTCCAAGGTTCTGGTCCAGTACAAGACTTTGACCGCGGACGAGGCGGGCAAGCAGCCGCTGAGGGAGCCGCTGGATGTGGTGCAGCtgcggccgccgccgcctcggGAGAACCGCCCCGTCTTCAAGTTCAGCGACGAAGTGGATGCGTACTACAACGACGGGTGGTGGGAGGGGGTGATCACCATGGCGTCCGAGGGGGAGGATGAATATATGGTCTTCTTCCGCGGGACGAGGGAGCAGCTGCCCTTCACGGCGTCGCAGTTGAGGCTGCACCGCGAGTGGGTTAATGGGAAGTGGGTCCCGCCTTTGGaaccctcctcctcctcctccaccgaCGTTAAG GCTAGCTCCTCGGTTGTCAATCCGTCATCAATTGAAGCGGAAGCTAACAAGGTAGTGATTGAATTTAACTTTAACCCAGGAGACCTTGTGGAGTCCTGTAGTGATGAAGAGGGTTTTGAAGGTGCTTGGTTCCCTGCAACTGTTCTCGAGAAAACAGCAGCTGGAAAATATCTAATTGAGTACAAAACACTGACTAACGATGATGATACAGGGTTGTTGAGAGAAGAGGTCGATGAACTCCATTTAAGGCCAAGCCCTCCTGATGTTGGAGTGGTTGATAGATTTGAAGTTGATGAAAAAGTTGATGCTTTTTACAATGATTGTTGGTGGGTTGGTGCAATTTCAAAAGTTCTTCAAAGAGAAAGATACTCAGTGTACTTCGAGAACTCGGGCGACGAATTGAAGTTTGAGCATTCTGACTTGCGGGTGCATCAGGAATGGAGAAATGGCAAATGGCACATTGCCTCTTAA
- the LOC130997514 gene encoding galactinol synthase 2-like, with product MAPEIMNRPLNRGASGLAKAGSLPSRAYVTFLAGNGDYVKGVVGLAKGLRKVNTIYPLVVAVLPDVPADHRRILVDQGCIVREIEPVYPPENQTQFAMAYYVINYSKLRIWEFVEYSKMIYLDGDIQVFENIDHLFDMDNGYFYAVMDCFCEKTWSHTPQFQIGYCQQSPDRARWPESLGPKPPKYFNAGMFVYEPSLPTYHDLLQTLKITPATPFAEQDFLNMFFRDVYRPIPNVYNLVLAMLWRHPENVRLAEVKVVHYCAAGSKPWRYTGEEENMDRDDIKMVVDKWWDIYNDDTLDYKGEVAAAEQFPASIPVSGVARFVPAPSAA from the exons ATGGCGCCGGAAATCATGAACCGTCCCTTGAACCGGGGTGCCTCCGGTCTGGCGAAGGCCGGAAGCCTGCCGAGCCGTGCTTACGTGACGTTCCTTGCCGGGAACGGCGACTATGTGAAGGGCGTGGTGGGGCTGGCCAAGGGCCTCAGGAAGGTTAACACCATCTACCCCCTCGTCGTGGCCGTGCTCCCCGACGTCCCCGCCGACCACCGCCGCATACTGGTGGACCAAGGCTGCATCGTCCGTGAGATCGAGCCGGTCTATCCGCCGGAGAACCAGACGCAGTTCGCCATGGCCTACTACGTCATCAACTACTCCAAGCTCCGCATTTGGGAG TTTGTGGAGTACAGCAAGATGATCTACTTGGACGGAGATATTCAGGTGTTCGAGAACATCGACCATCTCTTCGACATGGATAACGGCTACTTTTACGCCGTGATGGACTGCTTCTGCGAGAAGACGTGGAGCCACACGCCGCAGTTCCAGATCGGCTACTGCCAGCAGAGCCCGGACCGGGCCCGCTGGCCCGAGTCCCTCGGCCCGAAGCCGCCCAAGTACTTCAACGCCGGAATGTTCGTCTACGAGCCGAGCCTGCCGACCTACCACGACCTGCTGCAGACGCTGAAGATCACGCCGGCCACTCCCTTCGCCGAGCAGGACTTCCTCAACATGTTCTTCCGCGACGTCTACCGCCCCATCCCCAACGTCTACAACCTCGTGCTGGCCATGCTCTGGCGCCACCCCGAGAACGTGCGCCTCGCCGAGGTCAAGGTGGTGCACTACTGCGCCGCCGGATCCAAGCCGTGGCGCTACACCGGCGAGGAGGAGAACATGGACCGCGACGACATCAAGATGGTGGTCGATAAGTGGTGGGACATCTACAACGACGACACGCTCGACTACAAGGGCGAGGTCGCCGCCGCTGAACAGTTTCCGGCGTCGATTCCGGTGAGCGGCGTGGCTCGTTTTGTTCCCGCCCCTTCCGCCGCCTAG
- the LOC130998292 gene encoding uncharacterized protein LOC130998292, translated as MHNTVHIDEKWFYITKTSQRFYLTPEETEPHRTCKSKKFIQKVMFMCAVCRPVFDDDGSCLFDGKIGIFPFTELVPAKRKSKNRAAGTMELKPIQSITKEVVKDCFINKIVPAIKAKWPANASKTIYIQQDNAMPHIQDSDPDFRAVASADGFDIHLINQPPNSPDTNINDLGWFRAIQSLQTESVCNSVSELVNAVINSFNELSPNTLNKVFLSLQSCMIEILKVKGRNSYKIPHMRKDALIRQDMLPLNLQVPSELVRECISYLIEHGALSITDSLMQQLGVNAGCTNELEVMVHNLQIQGHEGL; from the exons ATGCACAACACAGTCCACATTGATGAAAAGTGGTTTTACATCACAAAAACATCACAAAGGTTCTACCTCACCCCTGAAGAGACAGAACCGCATAGGACATGCAAGAGCAAAAAATTCATCCAAAAAGTCATGTTCATGTGTGCTGTGTGTCGGCCAGTGTTTGATGATGATGGCAGCTGCTTGTTTGATGGGAAGATTGGAATATTTCCATTCACAGAATTAGTACCAGCCAAAAGGAAGAGCAAAAACAGGGCTGCAGGGACAATGGAGCTCAAGCCCATACAAAGCATCACAAAAGAAGTTGTGAAAGATTGCTTTATAAACAAG aTTGTTCCTGCTATTAAAGCAAAATGGCCAGCAAATGCTAGCAAAACCATCTACATACAACAAGATAATGCTATGCCTCACATACAAGACTCAGACCCAGATTTCAGAGCTGTTGCTTCAGCAGATGGATTTGATATTCATTTGATAAATCAACCACCAAACTCCCCAGACACAAACATCAATGATCTGGGGTGGTTTAGGGCAATTCAGTCCCTACAAACTGAATCAGTTTGTAACAGTGTATCAGAACTTGTGAATGCTGTGATTAATTCATTCAATGAATTAAGCCCAAACACTTTGAACAAAGTGTTTTTGAGCTTACAATCTTGCATGATTGAAATTCTGAAGGTTAAAGGGAGGAATAGCTACAAAATTCCTCATATGAGGAAGGATGCACTAATTAGGCAGGATATGCTCCCATTGAATCTCCAAGTTCCAAGTGAACTTGTTAGGGAGTGCATATCTTATCTAATTGAGCATGGAGCACTATCCATAACTGACTCATTAATGCAACAGTTGGGAGTGAATGCAGGATGCACAAATGAGCTTGAGGTGATGGTGCATAACCTTCAAATTCAAGGTCATGAAGGTTTGTGA